From the genome of Argentina anserina chromosome 4, drPotAnse1.1, whole genome shotgun sequence, one region includes:
- the LOC126789871 gene encoding GSH-induced LITAF domain protein, translating into MQEHQEEMSKLPPQQQPPVMGEPVLGVPYYVNENPYQAGMVPPNAIYGDPKGVPLRQTIYRDTPAPINCVYCGDTGLTTVRSKPSQASVVGCLVFCGCGFCFLLPSMDCLWHKYHYCSHCHQKVADFEKSDPCIVMDPPNWTEASFAVPA; encoded by the exons ATGCAAGAGCATCAAGAAGAGATGTCGAAGCTTCCGCCGCAGCAGCAACCGCCGGTGATGGGAGAGCCCGTGCTGGGAGTCCCTTACTATGTCAACGAGAATCCCTACCAGGCCGGCATGGTCCCACCCAACGCCATTTACGGCGACCCTAAAGGAGTTCCGCTTCGACAGACCATCTACAGAGACACACCGGCTCCTATCAACTGCGTTTACTGTGGCGATACCGGACTCACTACCGTCAG ATCAAAGCCGAGCCAGGCATCTGTTGTGGGGTGTTTGGTGTTTTGTGGTTGTGGGTTCTGCTTTCTTTTGCCTTCCATGGACTGCCTATGGCATAAGTACCATTACTGTTCTCACTGCCACCAGAAG gttGCTGATTTTGAGAAGTCTGATCCTTGTATTGTGATGGACCCTCCTAACTGGACAGAAGCCAGTTTTGCAGTGCCTGCTTGA
- the LOC126789850 gene encoding zinc finger protein CONSTANS-LIKE 14-like has translation MVSSKPAANGESSTPCDFCSERTAVLYCKADSAKLCLFCDQHVHGANSLSKKHVRSQICENCASEPVAVRCSTDNLALCHDCDFDAHASCSAAHHRTPVEGFSGCPTPLKLAELWGVDLHEVPGRVNDPDPGRHNSWGELESSCWNGLNFQDLIVPSNRGVYRNSGAAAEAPPPAKRQGSGGSLGKLQKQLVELLKRDFDGGGGGENRSSDNGWEGNDNGDESNADVNVNAEGFDVENGRVDGVDVGPAAALSQPMLQQQAPFTSMLMMAEGIVDRDMLWDANSHGHNTQNTQSTQIWDFNLGKLRDHNETIPLDVSYGSGGSGFIMQNFSELLKEASLTDTKVFGNMYQMNCSMGQEDIKFSINSIKPAVSQGPATSESNNISIGRPSSGSAVDEDKGNIATTEQAFLIRSDSLRTVGTKADMELLAQNRGNAMLRYKEKKKNRRYDKHIRYESRKARADTRKRVKGRFVKATEAPDG, from the exons ATGGTGAGCTCGAAACCGGCGGCGAATGGAGAGAGTAGTACGCCGTGCGATTTCTGCAGCGAGCGGACGGCGGTGCTGTACTGTAAGGCGGACTCGGCGAAGCTGTGCTTGTTCTGCGACCAGCACGTGCACGGCGCCAACTCGCTGTCGAAGAAGCACGTGCGCTCTCAGATCTGCGAGAACTGCGCCTCCGAGCCCGTCGCCGTCCGCTGTTCCACAGACAACTTGGCCCTCTGCCACGACTGCGACTTCGACGCCCACGCCAGCTGCTCCGCCGCCCACCACCGTACCCCCGTCGAAGGCTTCAGCGGCTGTCCCACGCCTCTCAAGCTCGCCGAGCTCTGGGGCGTCGATCTACACGAGGTTCCGGGTCGGGTCAACGACCCGGACCCGGGCCGCCACAACAGCTGGGGCGAGCTGGAGTCTTCCTGCTGGAACGGGCTGAACTTCCAGGACCTGATCGTGCCGAGCAACAGAGGCGTGTACCGGAACTCCGGAGCTGCGGCGGAGGCTCCTCCTCCGGCGAAGAGGCAGGGCTCCGGGGGGAGCTTGGGGAAGCTTCAGAAGCAGCTGGTGGAGCTGCTCAAGAGGGACTTtgacggcggcggcggcggagagAATCGGAGTAGCGATAATGGTTGGGAGGGAAATGATAATGGTGATGAGAGTAATGCGGATGTGAATGTGAATGCGGAAGGGTTTGATGTGGAGAATGGAAGAGTGGATGGGGTGGATGTTGGTCCTGCCGCCGCCCTTTCGCAGCCGATGTTGCAGCAACAAGCGCCGTTCACGTCGATGCTAATGATGGCTGAAGGCATTGTAGACCGGGATATGCTTTGGGATGCCAATTCCCATGGCCACAACACTCAGAACACTCAAAGCACACAG ATATGGGATTTTAATCTAGGAAAGTTGAGGGATCATAATGAAACAATTCCATTGGATGTTTCGTATGGTTCAGGTGGTTCAGGATTCATTATGCAAAATTTTAGTGAACTTCTGAAAGAAGCATCTTTGACTGATACCAAAGTGTTTGGAAATATGTACCAGATGAATTGCTCTATGGGACAGGAGGATATCAAATTCAGT ATCAACTCAATTAAACCAGCAGTGAGTCAGGGGCCAGCAACATCTGAGAGCAACAACATCTCTATTGGCCGGCCATCATCAGGGTCAGCTGTGGATGAAGACAAAGGCAACATTGCCACTACGGAACAAGCTTTCCTTATAAGAAGTGATAGTCTGCGAACGGTAGGAACAAAAGCTGACATGGAGTTGCTTGCGCAAAACAGGGGTAATGCTATGCTGCGTtacaaagagaagaagaaaaaccgAAG ATACGACAAGCACATAAGATACGAATCCAGGAAGGCAAGAGCTGATACTAGGAAGCGAGTCAAGGGTCGATTTGTTAAGGCCACTGAAGCCCCTGATGGTTAG
- the LOC126792348 gene encoding leucine-rich repeat protein 1-like codes for MCILFVAAAAIASVDCNSEERDALNSLKSQLADSNNVLQSWDPTFYNPCTWLRVTCNSQNSVTRLDLGNAGLSGPLVPELGMLINLQYLELYENNFSGPIPSAIGHLDQLVSLDLYKNKLSGPIPQTLRHLRSLRFLRVFHNKLIRAIPSSLGNLKNLEILELNSIKLTGFIPIEVIGLIRFGKLGIFDVLNNLLAGTVHRTNSTGHISRQSNTTGCVSSKLFNHDDDFFQLRLEPQHSLPHILYLRPSLPPLTKFEACKAVWSAVENLRVKVCNHDVSMDRGFQREVEELEDGVGGEGGGGGDERRWNSLMPHSSGEVSGA; via the exons ATGTGTATTCTGTTTGTGGCTGCAGCGGCCATTGCATCCGTCGACTGCAACTCGGAAG AACGGGATGCTCTCAATTCCTTGAAATCCCAATTGGCCGACTCTAACAATGTTCTCCAGAGCTGGGATCCGACGTTTTACAATCCATGTACCTGGTTACGTGTTACCTGCAACAGCCAAAACAGTGTTACAAGGCT AGACCTTGGCAATGCTGGACTTTCAGGACCTCTTGTTCCTGAGCTGGGAATGTTGATAAACCTTCAGTACTT GGAGTTGTATGAGAACAATTTTTCTGGACCTATTCCATCCGCCATTGGCCACTTGGATCAACTAGTCAGCTTAGACTTGTACAAGAATAAACTTTCCGGACCAATTCCACAAACTCTTCGACACTTGAGGTCCTTAAGGTTTCT GAGGGTATTCCACAATAAATTAATCAGAGCTATCCCTTCATCTCTTGGAAATCTGAAAAACTTAGAGATCCT GGAATTAAACAGTATCAAGCTCACTGGTTTTATACCGATTGAGGTCATTGGACTCATTCGTTTTGGCAAGTTGGGAATTTT CGACGTCTTAAACAATCTGTTGGCAGGGACTGTACACCGCACCAATTCAACAG GTCAT ATTTCGAGGCAAAGCAACACTAcgggttgtgtttcttccaaactcttCAATCACGATGACGACTTCTTCCAGCTCCGCCTTGAGCCACAACATAGTCTCCCTCACATCCTCTACCTACGACCGTCTCTCCCTCCACTTACGAAATTCGAGGCATGTAAAGCGGTGTGGTCGGCGGTCGAGAATCTCAGAGTTAAGGTATGCAATCATGACGTGTCGATGGATCGGGGGTTCCAAAGAGAGGTGGAGGAGCTCGAAGATGGTGTTGGTGGTGAAGGAGGAGGCGGTGGGGATGAGAGGAGGTGGAACTCCTTGATGCCACACTCTAGTGGTGAGGTGTCCGGAGCATAA